The sequence AAGGCTTGCGCTCTACCATCTGAGCTATTCCCGCCTATTCTTTGTTAAATGGTGGAGAGGGGAGGATTCGAACCTCCGAAGGCAATAGCCGACAGATTTACAGTCTGTTCCCTTTGGCCACTCGGGAACCTCTCCATTATCACTAGATGGAGCTGGCGAAGGGACTTGAACCCCCAACCTGCTGATTACAAGTCAGCTGCTCTACCATTGAGCTACGCCAGCAAGCAAAAAACGATTATACATATATTTTAAAAATTGTCAAATAACTTTTTAAAAAATCATTTTAAATTAACTTTTAGATTTGTAAACTGCCTGCCAGTAACTTTTTAACTCCTTTGCTTTTTCAAATAACCAATTTTTATTATCCAGATACCATTTGACTGTTTTTTCTATGCCTTGCTCAAAACTTGTAAAGTCTATATCAATTATTTTTTTGAGTTTTGTTGAATCAAGTGAATATCTAAAGTCATGACCTGGCCTATCTTTAACATAATTTATTAAACTTTCTGATTTGTCTAACAAAGCCAATATAGATTTTACAACCTCAATATTTTCCTTTTCAATACCACTTCCAAGATTAAAAATTTCATTTGAGCATTTTTTTTCAATCAATTGTAGAATTGCTTTTGCGCAGTCTTCTACAAAAGTCCATTCTCTAATATTTTTTCCTTGTGCATATACTGGTATTTGCTCATCTTGGAGTGCTTTATATATTACAACAGGGATTAGTTTTTCTGGATATTGCCATGGACCATAATTATTGGAAGGACGAATGGTTATTACATTTGAATTATATGTTCTAGCATAAGCTCGTCCAAGCATATCTTGAGATGCTTTGCTTGTTGAATACGGAGAACTGGGTTTTAGGCAGGAATTTTCTGTAAAACTTGGATCATTAGCCGATAAATCTCCATACACTTCATCTGTTGAAATGTTTACAAACAAAGCATCTTTAGATATCTCAAGCATGTTTTGTGTACCAATTATATTTGTTTTAATAAAAATATTCGGATTTAATATGCTTCTATCTACATGCGTTTCTGCTGCAAAATGAACAACAATTTCTGGTTTAAAGTTTATAAATACTTCTTTTAAAGATTCAAAATCGCTTATATCGCAGTTAAAGAATTTTAATCTATTTTTTATAGAATCGATACGTTTTAAATCACCAGCATATGTTAGATTATCTACAATTGCTATAATGTAGCCTTTATTTAAAGCTTGACGAGCAAATTCGCTACCGATAAAACCTGCACCACCACTAATTAACATTTTATTCATTACCACGATCTCCTTGCAATATGTTTATTAAGTAATTTCCATAACCTGATTTTTTAAGCGGTTGAGCTAATTCTAAAAGTTTATCCTTGTCAATGTAACCCATTTTATATGCAATCTCTTCTATGCAACCAACTTTTAGTCCCTGACGTTTTTCTATAGTCTGTATAAATTGACTGGCTTCAAGCAAGCTGTCAAATGTTCCTGTATCAAGCCAGG is a genomic window of Desulfurella sp. containing:
- the rfbB gene encoding dTDP-glucose 4,6-dehydratase, with protein sequence MNKMLISGGAGFIGSEFARQALNKGYIIAIVDNLTYAGDLKRIDSIKNRLKFFNCDISDFESLKEVFINFKPEIVVHFAAETHVDRSILNPNIFIKTNIIGTQNMLEISKDALFVNISTDEVYGDLSANDPSFTENSCLKPSSPYSTSKASQDMLGRAYARTYNSNVITIRPSNNYGPWQYPEKLIPVVIYKALQDEQIPVYAQGKNIREWTFVEDCAKAILQLIEKKCSNEIFNLGSGIEKENIEVVKSILALLDKSESLINYVKDRPGHDFRYSLDSTKLKKIIDIDFTSFEQGIEKTVKWYLDNKNWLFEKAKELKSYWQAVYKSKS